From one Perca flavescens isolate YP-PL-M2 chromosome 4, PFLA_1.0, whole genome shotgun sequence genomic stretch:
- the gdf5 gene encoding growth/differentiation factor 5, which produces MLSLYWSLSSGELNGSALHEAGLANTITSFVDKGQDERGPQLRRQRYHFNVSSLERDGLLGAELRILRKRPSDLRRISMGGSTAADGAGGGIMSSPSLKLYTCASGKQPAVLLHTKTMEDVLSGGGFGNKWEVFDIWKVFKGFKTQQNQHSQQLCFELEALEHRGGRPMDLRTLGFARPGRTNKEKAFFLAFGKSKKRDLFYNEIKARSGHDNKTVYEYLFTQRRMRRAPPARGAKKLQPPQQPPPPHTLPQNQAGKTLTRPRCHRRRLHVNFKEMGWDDWIIAPLEYEAFHCDGVCDFPIRSHLEPTNHAIIQTLMNSMDPESTPPTCCVPTRLSPISILYIDSANNVVYKQYEDMVVESCGCR; this is translated from the coding sequence ATGAACGTGGGCCCCAGCTGAGACGGCAGAGGTATCACTTCAACGTCAGCTCTCTGGAACGAGACGGGCTCCTGGGGGCCGAGTTGCGCATCTTGAGGAAGCGCCCATCTGACCTCCGCAGGATTTCAATGGGGGGATCCACAGCCGCTGATGGAGCGGGGGGAGGAATAATGTCATCCCCGTCCCTGAAGCTGTACACCTGTGCGTCGGGTAAACAACCGGCTGTTCTGCTCCATACGAAGACCATGGAGGATGTGCTCAGTGGAGGCGGTTTCGGCAACAAATGGGAAGTGTTTGACATCTGGAAAGTCTTCAAGGGCTTTAAAACCCAGCAGAACCAGCACTCCCAGCAGCTGTGCTTTGAACTGGAGGCCTTGGAGCACAGGGGCGGTCGCCCCATGGACCTGCGCACTCTGGGGTTCGCCCGGCCTGGCAGGACCAACAAGGAAAAGGCCTTCTTCCTTGCGTTTGGCAAAAGCAAGAAGCGCGACCTTTTCTACAACGAGATCAAAGCGCGGTCAGGCCATGACAACAAAACCGTCTATGAATACCTGTTCACCCAGCGGCGAATGCGCCGAGCTCCGCCTGCAAGAGGGGCTAAAAAACTGCAGCCGCCGCAGCAGCCACCGCCGCCGCACACCCTGCCCCAAAATCAGGCGGGGAAGACGCTGACGAGGCCACGGTGCCACCGCAGACGACTCCACGTGAACTTCAAGGAGATGGGCTGGGACGACTGGATCATCGCGCCACTGGAGTACGAAGCATTTCACTGCGACGGCGTCTGCGACTTTCCCATCCGCTCGCACCTGGAGCCGACCAACCACGCCATCATACAGACCCTGATGAACTCGATGGACCCGGAGTCTACGCCGCCGACCTGCTGCGTCCCGACGCGACTCAGCCCGATCAGCATCCTCTACATCGACTCGGCCAACAACGTCGTCTACAAGCAGTATGAGGACATGGTGGTGGAGTCGTGCGGTTGCAGGTAG